The Methylomonas montana genome has a window encoding:
- a CDS encoding DUF3800 domain-containing protein, with protein MTQAIETDVLSIFVDEAGDPTLFGGRHGKPIVGTQGCSRYFIMGKLEVENPQLLADKLKALQTELLADPYFAGVESFKPERKKTAHAFHAKDDLPEVRYRVYSLLRNEGASLRFHAVACDKQALLERETAKRLSDSLYRYQPNALYDSLVRSLFSKFHRLADAYHLCIARRGHKDRNHALTQAIEHAERDFEDNFGFSRGGTDVWNITVSDPGTEACLQAVDYFLWALQRIYEVRLHSETGLELPREDRYLNLLWPQMAEIHDLDFGPERGTFFNKIHPLTLETRFEQGKQKKKKP; from the coding sequence ATGACACAAGCCATTGAAACCGATGTTTTGTCTATTTTCGTGGATGAAGCAGGCGACCCAACCCTGTTCGGCGGGCGCCATGGCAAACCGATAGTTGGAACACAGGGATGCTCACGCTATTTCATCATGGGCAAACTTGAGGTAGAAAATCCTCAGCTACTCGCGGATAAACTGAAGGCTTTGCAGACGGAGCTACTCGCCGATCCTTATTTCGCCGGTGTGGAATCCTTTAAGCCTGAGCGCAAAAAAACAGCTCACGCCTTTCATGCTAAAGACGATTTACCAGAGGTACGGTATCGGGTTTACAGCCTACTGCGTAACGAAGGCGCTTCACTGCGTTTTCATGCAGTAGCATGTGACAAGCAAGCTTTACTTGAGCGGGAAACGGCCAAACGCTTATCAGATAGCCTTTATCGCTATCAGCCTAATGCGCTTTACGATTCGTTGGTTCGTTCGTTGTTTTCAAAGTTTCACCGCCTTGCCGATGCTTACCATCTCTGTATTGCTCGGCGTGGACATAAGGATAGAAATCATGCGCTAACCCAGGCCATCGAACATGCTGAACGAGACTTCGAAGACAATTTTGGTTTTTCCCGTGGTGGCACGGATGTTTGGAATATTACTGTCTCGGACCCCGGAACCGAAGCCTGTCTACAAGCAGTGGACTATTTTCTATGGGCTCTGCAGCGTATTTACGAGGTACGTTTACATTCTGAAACAGGTTTGGAGCTGCCGAGAGAGGATCGCTATTTGAACTTACTATGGCCACAAATGGCTGAGATTCATGATCTGGATTTTGGCCCGGAACGAGGTACGTTTTTTAACAAGATCCATCCTTTGACACTGGAAACCCGCTTCGAGCAAGGGAAGCAGAAAAAGAAAAAGCCGTGA